The Lactobacillus sp. ESL0680 genome has a segment encoding these proteins:
- a CDS encoding lysylphosphatidylglycerol synthase transmembrane domain-containing protein produces MNKKHLWGILIVLLISGGVLFVDLKETPVAQLRAAAQNINFWGLIAVFGLMLLSYVFEASILAVLAKRKNEPKRSSWSFLRIPIIQALFNAITPMSTGGQPSQLAAMVQMGIEGGRATSLLLMKFIIYQIVVFIAYVVTIISGFHMVAAKFGGLAFFIAIGFLIHVSSIVLLLAALFAYQWTKNAANWVMNLLAKVVNPERVAVWRQNTMAKIDTFYRESQELKKEKKKLLLSALFTVLQLACFYSIPYMVLVALNVPADWVSVTQMNIMIIMFMAIIPIPGASGGAEYSFQTLFSTFISSNGTLILGMFLWRFVTYFFGMILGIFGWIFKPRKIPSPPNN; encoded by the coding sequence ATGAATAAAAAGCACTTATGGGGCATCCTAATTGTTTTACTTATCAGCGGCGGCGTTCTATTCGTTGACTTAAAGGAGACACCTGTTGCTCAGTTGCGTGCAGCGGCCCAGAATATCAACTTTTGGGGACTTATTGCAGTATTTGGCTTAATGCTTCTGTCGTACGTTTTTGAAGCTAGTATTTTGGCGGTTTTAGCAAAACGCAAAAACGAGCCGAAACGCTCCAGCTGGTCATTTTTGCGGATACCGATAATTCAAGCGCTGTTTAATGCGATTACCCCAATGTCTACTGGTGGTCAACCGTCGCAGTTAGCGGCAATGGTGCAGATGGGAATCGAAGGTGGTCGAGCAACTTCATTGCTATTGATGAAGTTTATCATTTACCAAATCGTGGTTTTTATTGCCTATGTTGTAACGATTATTAGCGGCTTTCACATGGTAGCTGCTAAGTTTGGCGGGTTAGCATTTTTTATCGCCATTGGCTTTTTAATTCACGTTAGTTCTATTGTGCTTCTCTTGGCGGCTTTATTTGCTTATCAGTGGACCAAAAATGCGGCTAACTGGGTGATGAATTTGCTGGCTAAAGTGGTTAATCCTGAAAGGGTGGCTGTTTGGCGGCAAAACACGATGGCGAAGATTGATACCTTTTATCGTGAAAGCCAGGAATTAAAAAAAGAAAAAAAGAAGCTGCTGTTGAGCGCGCTATTTACCGTTTTGCAGCTAGCATGCTTTTACTCAATTCCCTACATGGTGCTGGTGGCACTCAATGTTCCGGCCGATTGGGTCAGCGTCACGCAAATGAATATTATGATTATCATGTTTATGGCAATTATTCCAATTCCCGGTGCGTCTGGTGGGGCTGAATACAGTTTTCAAACACTGTTTTCTACTTTTATCTCGTCAAATGGTACCTTGATTTTGGGAATGTTCTTGTGGCGGTTTGTGACCTACTTCTTTGGAATGATATTGGGAATCTT